A stretch of DNA from Triticum dicoccoides isolate Atlit2015 ecotype Zavitan chromosome 2A, WEW_v2.0, whole genome shotgun sequence:
gcttgtcggtgatcacttgacttggcgacattggacggaggacgtactccttgcccttcatcttgaagatgtagtggttcgttcggccgttgtggacgactcatctatcgaattgccatggccgtccaaggagaagatgacaaacagtcattggaacgacgtcgcactccaaggtgtcttcgtaggcgccgattttgaaggagacttgtactcggtgctcaacttggatggtgccggagtcactaagccattgcactttgtatggatgtggatgcttcgtcttgggcaattggagcttggagcaaagttcttcacttgcgagattatgacaactccctccatcgatgatgaccttgacggatcgtccattgatgtcggccttggtgtggaatatgtggcatcgttggtcttcttcttggtgatgttggagagtcaagactttggagacaacaagtgtggGACTTgattcttcatcacaaaagacttgttcttcttcatttttcacttggcggtgcatggcgagtgctcgagggcttccatttcgccttcgctcatggagtcataagtgccatcatcGTTGAAGACCATAGtttgcttgttggtgcactcgtaggacttgtggcctcggcctccgcaagtgaaacactttaaggaactcgtcttgacggtctcatctattggggttgatgatgatgaatctCTCGGCTAGAAGTTGCTTgtaggaggatggcttgtagttgacgaagctttcttggaagtcgacttgtcgatgttggaagtagaaggtcttgtAGTCGGTACCGGAGTCGTTGaatcttggttgttggagaagccgtaggacttgtatgagaacttggcatacttgaaatcatcttgcacttggtgttccgctttggtagcttggtgcactagctcgatgagatttgagtgtggttggaagtcggcgatcttcttgataggatgattgagtccattcaagaaacgtgccattgtttgctcatcatcttccgtgacattggctcttatcattgcaatctccatctccttgtaatattcttcaacgctctttgttccttgcttgagttgttggagtttcttgaagaggtcgcggttgtagtaggtaggtacgaatcgtgctctcatgacatccttcatttgcgcccaagtagtgatgggtggttcacctattgcctctcggcgctctatgatttgttcccaccaaatgaggacatagtcttggaactcaagggatgccatcacgatcttcttctcttcttcataattgtgcaaacggaagatcttgtcaaccttcaatgcccatgaaaggtactcttcgggatcgttgcttctgttgaacttgggcatggtgaacttgagttttccataacgttgctcttcattgtattggggtcgaggatgatgacgcccatgttgttgatgattgagcaACTCATGGTGCTCTTGGCACGGAGAGTTGTTATCGTCATGTTGTTCTTGCcgtggaggatctccattgtcttcatgctctggattgactggcgagcttgtggaggagctcgtcgagctcgaggaggaacttgatgatgcacgcgagcttgaaatcttcgttcttgaatttcttcacgaagtgcttcctcttgttcacgggcttgtcggcttcggtcggctacggctcgactcgaatcgcgtagagcttgttgcaccGCAAGTGCTTGagtgtcacggagttgttgttttgacattgtgcctcggcatcttgagcattttggtgtagacgcgctcgctcttcctcttcatgttggcgttgtcgttgccgttctcgttctagcgcaaaggcctcttgagtttgacgttgtcggcgctcttgagagtcagtgtctcgtaggggattgaggcttgcttgacggtcggtgcgcgCGGCTCGGTGAagggtgttcgatgtcggtgtacttgagccggagagggtgaagtcggagtggcggctggaacggctccttcttgaagtggaagacgagcggttgagcaacaaagcacgaatttcatccatccttgcgtcattctcttgcttgtaatcgtcgagcttgtggtcgaagtagtcccttgtacgttgctcggaaagtcgcaagtcggcggcgaggttgtcgatgcgttcactcatagcttgttgctcttgatgcaaagcacgttgtgcaccaaagaggtgactcttggtgatgaaggagttcatgtcgtctcttgctccatgaagagtgggttggtagaagtacttggcctatccatcattccaagacaaatgtgagtggtagaaagagaagaacgagtaccaaatgtaccttgaccgaagttgaaagtggatcgaggatcactccaatgtaggacaaggaaataacacaattggtactagttcttgtcggtttctcacacctacacaagtaaaagcttttggtggagcttggttaggatggtggcacaaaatttgatgcaattgtaagtgagcttcaataatgttggaaaagattcgcaagatgcaatgtccgGGCTTGACGGGCCGAATGTTCGGGCTCTGGATCCGGGGACGAACGGGATGAACACCGCGTGGAGAGGTTAAATCCGGGCGAAattcggaggaatttgtggatggaaattgggggaaaaggatgggaagctagatccactcaaaacaaagcaaatccacggatccaaaccaacaaaatctcaacacaccaacaaatcacaaaaaaaattggggctatttttggtggggaattttcgaataaggacgaaaaacaacaaaacaaggctagaaacacaacggggaggctccgaaatcgtgatcaacgtggctcttgataccaagatgatgtagggtagaaccctaatcggtcgatctttcacgaaaggagcggatcccgtgaagaacatgaggaacacaaagagggaaacgagggaaatcacaaggggagacacaagaggaacactcaaactaacaagagcaagtcacacaagtgctaggtcctcgaatacataagagaagatacacgatccacggacaactaaggacgatacaagtgtagccggtcttctccgtgaggaggtcttgagttcttccctaaaaaggggtcttgaatcctcttggggggatcttctctggtggaggctcgaatctccgtggagaaggtaaccaagtggatgagcaaagctctcacacaaacatgagctaaacctttgctaaccctagaaagttgtacggggtggagtatatatagtctagggaggagaagggatacacgggcctcggcccttcactgtgcgcagacaggggaggccggatgtccgggctggtcgggccggatgtccgggctttcaggcgacgccggatgttcgggctggggggccggatgtccgggctggagtggtggcatttgctgctctcgggttcggaggggccggatttccgggccggtggccggatgtccgggggctcgggagaggccggatgtccgggctgccggggtcggatgtccggggcctttAGCTTCCGGCGGCTGTGCTGTTGTAGTGGAAGACACtccaagggccggatgtccggggcctgggagattcTCTTGGCTCCTTCCATTGgctctcctcatccgtggacttggggacttgtacatcttcatgtgcatcttcgggaggtccctcttggtgcctaatcatgcacaacaccttggacttaggtagtagccatgtctcatgcatagaaagtggaagttcggagaggagtgagttcaccttatcttcgatagctttggctcgggctcgtgtcattggtccaagtggtgtcgttggaggtgtaggtgcgtccatgggtatgatcttgggatgctccgcatcaccccctccccaagtcttctgggtgtcttctggtccaagaaaaatcatcgcggaagttttatttcgtttggactccgtttgatattccttttctgcaaaactcaaaaataaggaaaaacagaaactgccactgggttagtcccaaaaataataggctagtcccaaaaataatatagaatggcatactaatgcatataaaacattcaaaacaaataatataatagcatggaacaatcaaaaattatagataagttggagacgtatcaagcatccccgagcttaattcctgctcgtcctcgagtaggtaaatgataaaacaaattttttgatgtggaatgctatctaacatatttatccatgtaatcttctttattgtggcatgaatattcagatccataagattcaaaataaaagtttaatattgacataaaaataataatacttcaagcatactaataaagcaatcatgtcttctcaaaataacatggcaaaagcaagttacccctacaaaatcttatagtctgactatgctccatcttcatcacacaaagtattttatcatgcacaaccatgatgacaagccaagcaattgtttcatacttttggtgttctcggactttttcaattttcatgcaatacatgagcgtgagtcatgcatggatatagcactatagatggaatagaatatgatggttgtggagaagacaaaaagaaggagaaagtcccacatcaactagacatattaacgggctatggagatgtccatcaatagatatcaatgtgagtgagtagggattgccatgcaacagatgcactacagctataagtgtatgaaagctcaaaaagaaactaagtgggtgtgcatccaacttgcttgctcatgcagacctagggcaatttgaggaatcccatcattggaatatacaagccaagttttataatgaaaaattcccactagtatatgaaagtgacaaaataggagactctctgtcatgaagaacatggtgctattttgaagcacaattgtggaaaaggataataacattgtcccttctctcaaattctctcatttttttttgtttgggcttctttggcctattttattttttgggcttctttggcctcttttatttttaataaagtccgtagactcatcccaacttgtgagagaatcatagcttccatcatcattttctcacatgggacaatgctctaataatgatggtcatcatacttttatttacttacaactcaagaattacaactcgatacttgaacaaaatatgactctatatgaatgcctacggcggtgtaccgggatgtgcaatgatcaagagttatatgtataaaaaatatgaacggtggcattgccacaaatattatgccaactatatgatcatgcaaagcaatatgacaatgatggtatgtgtcataataaaatggaacggtggaagttgcatggcaatatatctcggaatagctatggaaatgtcataataggtaggtatgatggttgttttgaggaaggtatatggtgggtttaatacaccggcgaaagttgcgtgatactagagaggttagcaatggtggaagggtgagagtgcgtataatccatggactcaatattagtcataaagaactcacatacttattgcaaaaatttattagccatagaaacaaagtactacgcgcatgctcctagggggatagattgataggaaaagaccatcgctcgtccccaaccgccactcataagaaagacaatcaaagaataaatcatgatccagcttcatcacataacggttcaccatacgtgcatgctacggcaatcacaaactttgacacaagtatttctaccaatccataattactcactagcatgactctctgAGTTGATGAATGGACTGAAAGTTTTCCTCGTAAAAAAAGAGCAACTCATCCATTTCACCCAAACTTTTATTCCTTTGTTGACTGACTGAGCTTTCCTTTTATATGAGGCATTCACTCTCTTCCTGGCCTAATTTAATTTTTGTGCAACAAAATCAATATGCATGTGGCTCCGGCAAAGGAGAGAGGTCATCATCAATACTAATAAGATTTATAACCACATCACCAAATCACCCAAGTCACCAATAACCACTCCATTGGTCTAACAAACCACACCATTGGTTTAACAATTTTTAATCTTACGGTCCAACATCGTACCTTCCCTCTCCCAATAAGAGCCACATATCAAATTTTTAACAGTATGCTCGAAATGAGGATTACATAACAACTGGATCAATAACGGGTTGGTCCAACCTCAAACTGATAATGTGCGAGACCTGACAGTTTGGAAGTGGGAAAACCAAATAGGACACGCTACATCACGATCCAATCAAACCTTCATATTCCTCCTTTCATTTTGTTTATTATTGTACATCCAAGCAACACCCACAAAACCCAAATCAAACAAGTTCCAATTAGCAAGTACTGCACAAAATTTATTCATGAGCTTAGGAAATTTCTTATGAAAATCACCTACCATAAACCAAGGTCCAGAACCAAGAAATTTTACCCGCCCCAGCAAATCCCACATAGCAATACCATTGGCCAGCACAAGGTCCAAGAACGGCAGTATGATTGCATTCTCAAACTGAGGAGAATGTAAACTTATATCGCTAGAATTACCTGATCTGATTTTATAAATGAAACTCTTTACGGAAAAGCTATTTACCAGACGGCAGTAATTTTGCAACAGATCCGCACACGTCGGATGTCGTTCATTTCAGATCTTGCGTCCGTGATTTCAGGGCGGTTTTTTGGACCGGATTGATCGTGCGGGCGCATTTTTCTCGATCACGATCTCTGGTGCGATTTGTTTGACGTAATTGTCGAATCTTATTGCGGCAGTAATTTTAGAAAGTATTTTTGGGGCTCGATTTTAGAGTGTTTTATTAGTAGGAAAGGAAATAGGTGGCGTGATTTCCGGATCATGATCCCATGAGCATTTTAGGAAGGTTTTTAGTGTGATTTCAGGTTGACTTTTTAAGTAGAAAATAGTGTCAAAAAGTACTTGTGCCAATAATCGAACTATGACCATCTACTCGTGAGTTTAGCAAGCTAACCAGTCCAGATACTATTACTTCTTGTTGTGAGTTAAAGTCAAAACTTGTTTTAATCTGTTGTTTTGTACTAACACCTAGACATTGACGAACATTTGCTCTATTAAAAGTCTACTCCCTtcatttcaaaatagatgacccaactttatattaACTTTAGTATACAtttaatacaaagttgggtcatctattttcgaacggagggagtaactactAGCCCATGCATCGTGGCCTAATAACTGACATTTAAACACCAAACACCGCGGTAACTCTGATATGAGGGGAAAATATATCCCCAATAATTTttatgtaaatagcatgataatatagaCTTCCCGgcctgataacttaggtacaaataATACGATAACTTTGACCCATGATTTTTTTTGGTTGGAAAATGGCAGGGGATAAAAGTTGATAACTCACGTACAAACACCGCGGTAAAGTTCGACTCCGAGataaaagttgttgaaaaacataccccCGATTACTTCATTGTAAATAGTATGATAATATATGCACATCACCGATGATAACTCATGTACAAACATCACAGACACTTTTTCACCCCGAAGATAAAAGTTGTTCAAAAGTATACCTGGGTAACTTTGGTGTAAATAACATGGTTGTACACTCATATCGGACCTGATAACTCACGTACAAATACCATTGATGAAAAGTATACAACCTATGTACCCCGGTAACTTTTGTGTGAATactgaatagcatggtaactcacacattgtagacctgataacttatgtacctcggccctgataacttatgtaccccgaGGGGTGGGGTTGATGGAATATCCCCCTGGTAATTTTTGTATGAACaatatgataactcacacatcacagacctgataacttatgtactctGTTCCTCATAGCTTTGGTAGGGGGAGGGGTAGGGGTTGTCGAAATATCCCTTGGTAAATTTTGTGTGAATAACATTGTTGTGTGTGAGTTATCAGGTTCGTGGCATATAAATTATGATGCCCTTTTGTAGAGAAGTTATTGGTGTGTGTTACAACAACTTTTCTTCTTTGCACCGAAAGTTACCGCAGTATTTGTGAGTGGGTTACCAGGTTTGTGGCGTATATATTACCATGTTTTTTATAGAGATGTTATTTGGGGTGTTATAACAACTTTTTTTTCATGTGGTCAAAAAAGTTACCGCGGTGTGTATGTGTGAGTTATCATATTCATGGCATATAAATTACCATGCTCTTTTCTACAAATAAGTTGTCGGAATGTGTTAGAACAACATTTTTTCTTCTGGTcgaaagttaccatggtgtttgtgAGTGAGTTACATGTCATATAATTACCATGTTGTTTTTACAAATAAGTTATCGGGATGTGTTACACCAATATTTTTTTTACAACGGTGTTTGAGTTATCAGATCTGTGCTCGATGAATTACCGTGTACACAAAGGGAAGAAACTGGTAAAAAGAAATATTTCTGATTGCGTGTGTAGCAGTATAAATACCTACCGAATTTCTTTATAACTGTTAGGATTTAATTATTAGAGATAATCCTTGTTGTAATAACAGCATGCACGGGATCCTCTCGAGGCAACCGCCGCCTCGTTCGTGCGGGAACCTCTCCAGGCAACCGTCGTCGCATCCGCTCCTCGCATCCCCTCGAACAGGCGCATCTTCTCATAAGCGCCGATTCCCCCTGTATAAATGTGTGATCATCAATGGAATAAGACACTTCCATCAAATCATTCTTTAATACGTTATCAGCACTTGTCTCTGCCCAGAGCACGCATAGGCAAATCACGCCGGCGACAGTAGCCGGAAAAGAGAGCCAGAAGGGAAAAAAGGAAAAGGTGAGAGGATGCCTTGTGGTCTCATGTCCTTCTTCCTGCACCTTGTTCGTAGCGGCGGTAGACGCCGACAGGGCCGTCGTCGTCGCCATGGTGTTGGTGGACTTCGCCGCCACAACCGCCACGCCCGTGATCTGCGCCGGTTCAGAGGCCACCGGAACGGTTTCCGTCGCCGCGGACCACGTCTTGGACATGGCGCCCGAGGTCGCGATGGTGCTGGGCCTTCTAAGGCTCCGCCCGAACCGGCCATGCGGGCGGCGGCGCCACTCCCGGCCTGGATTCTTGCCGGACTGGCCGCTCCAAACCTGTATGCGGACGAGGTACTGGAGCCCGCGGACGACGCAGTGGACGTCGACGTTGAGCCGGAACTTgcggctcctccaccaccacgtccGTGCCTGGTGCATGGTTGGGGGCCATGGATGGTCCTGCAACCACCCCCGCCACAAGATTACGAGGTCCaggaggaggccgaacctgcgtcgCCTGTGCCGCCCGCGGAGCCCGCGCAGCCGAACTCCCCGCGTCTTCCATCTCCGACGCCGGCGCACGAGGCGGCCGGCGCTGGGGCTTCTTCGTCGAGCGCTAGCCTCGGGCTGCGCCTCCCCGCACGGGCTGCTACACTCGGGGACGTCTTCGACAACTGGGCGAGCAGCTCCACTGGCCCATCGGCGCCCCGCCGCTGGCACATAGTGCCGCGGGCCGAGCTGCAACGCAGCCGCGCGGTGGTTCTCGGACTGGCCAACGGCCACTCCAACGGCGTCGCACCTGGGACGCAGCTTCCTGGTggatcttcttcagaggaggaagaTGCTGCGCCGGGGCCGTCGACCTCCCGCCGGTGAGGCAGTCGCTGGAGGCGGAGATTGGTGGTAGTGATGCAGACAGCCACCGCTCGAGTTGGATTGGGGATGATTGTCGATGGGAACGAAGTATCCCGTCGCCTCCCTATCCACTCGTGCGTGTGTATGGCTGTTGGACAGCCAGCACACTAGCCACTAATCCATGTTGTACGAGCAGcagagaaaaaaaaataaaaaacgaaaagaaagaaggtggctttgccacggtAGTAGGCTGTTCTGTTTTGGCCTATTACCATTATTTTTCGTTTTCTTTTCTGATTAGCTTCTAGCTTTTTCAGTTTTTGTACATATGTGTTTGTTAGTATTTTCTAATCTAATATAGTACTATGTAATGTCTGCTTATGTAATGTCAACATGTTTATGGATGCAATCTTTAATTGCTACATGTTGATTGTGCTTGAAAATTATATGACTACTTTCAATTTTTGCGCATATCTTATGGATTGCACTTATGGCAATACATATAGCTTTGTTCACAACTGTGAGGTCTACACCATCTGGTGATTACCTTCAAAGTGTTTTAAGTAACACAAGGTTGTACAAAGTACCATAAAAATAAGGTCTACGCTACTTAGTAGTGATTACCTCAAAGCAAAAATGAAAGCACACATATTATGGCATGAAAATTGCCATACGAGTGTCTATGCCACTTCATGGTGACTACCTCTATGTGTTCTACAAAACAAAGATCTACGCCATTTTATGGTGATTATCTTTTGTAGAAAGTCATATTTTGGGTCGTTTAGGCTTTTCCTAGACCTTTATATTTGATTCAAGCATTTTATTTTACACACAATTAATTTAATAAGTGTAAATTAATGGGCATGATATTTTCATGCAGGATATGGCTGACATATCCAAGAAGGAATTTGCTGAGCTTGCCATTGATGGCAGAAACTATTTGACCTGGGCCATGGATGTCAAGATCAACTTGGCGGCCAGGAATCTGATCAGCACTATAACCACACCTACTCAAGGTGCTCCTGCTATCGCAGATACGGCAAAGTATGCTTCTTTGCACTTCATTCGACACCACCTTGATCCTGCTCTGAAAGAAGAGTACATGATGGAGGAAAGTCCTCTATCATTGTGGAACTCCTTAAAGGAGCGTTATGATCAACAAAGGTCGGTGATGTTGCCTGAAGCGCAAAGAGAATGGGCACTTATTCGTTTCCAGGATTTTAAGTCCGTTGCAGCATACAATTCTGTCGTGCATCAAATCAACTCAAAGTTGAGATTCTGCAACAGTGCAGTTTCTGATGCGGATCTCATTGAAAAGACACTTTCTACTTTCCATCCTAATATGAGGATTCTTGCTGAACAACATCGTCAGCAGAAATACAAGAAGCATTCTGAGTTGATATATGCACTTCTTCAGGCAGAAAAGCACAGTGAAATTCTCGATAAAAATAATATGTCCCGTCCAACGGGAACACTGCCGCTGCCTGAAGCACATTTCAATTCTCAGAATACTCAGAAGTCTCGTGGTCCCAAAAGGAACCATAGGAAGTTTAAAGGAAAGTGGAGACGCAATGAGAATCAGAATAGCAATGGAGTACAAAAGGGCAAGAATCATTTTAAGAAAAATGATAAGGGTAGCAGCTCTCAAGCTTGCTACAGATGTGGTTGTACTACTCATCATGCAAGGAAGTGTGCAACTTCTAAGCATTTGGTGACGCTGTATCAGCAATCAATTGGCAAGAGCAAGAAGGCTCAAGGGAACCAGTACGAAGCTCACTTCACTGGTCCAATGATTGAAAGTTCTCAAGGCGTTCATCAGAACGAAGTTCATGAGAACATGGAGAACCAAGATCAGGCTCAGCGAAAGGAAGGACCACCACTTACTGTTGAAGACATGGTGGATTTCACTTCTACTAATGACATATATGGGGATATGCTTTGATCTTCCAATAAtgtcataagtattgtgatatgtcCTTAGTTATATTATATGTTGTAAAATAATTATGTCCTCGGACATATGGTATTGTAATAATTATGTCCTTAAACATAATGTATTATAATATGTAGCAGACATACATAGTGTGTAATGTATGTGTTATTTCTATATGAGATTGAATAAATAATGAATTTTATTCTTTTACTCTATAGAAAACTTCGAGAAATAATCCAATGGAGGAGGAAATTTGTTTAGTGGACAGTGGTGCCTCTAACACAATTCTACAAGAAGTTAAATACTTCCGAAGTCTCAAAAAGAGTAAGGGAAGTGTTATGACAATTGGTGGTCATGACACAGTAATTGTTGGTTCTGGTCAAGCCACATTTACACTCccgaatggtacaaaacttgaaatCCAGGAGGCTTTATTGTATCCGGATTCGACTCGTACCCTGTTGAGTTTTAAGGATATCCGCGTGAATGGCTACCACATTGAAACTCATGAAGACAATGCGGTTGAAAGCCTACTCATAACTCAACAGAAGGGATCCGACAAGGAAATCCTTGAGAGACTGCCTGCTCTATCTTGTGGACTATATTACACATACATCAAGCCAGAGCAACATTTGGCATACAAAATAATTTTTCAGaatcttgacaagt
This window harbors:
- the LOC119354531 gene encoding uncharacterized protein LOC119354531, yielding MCQRRGADGPVELLAQLSKTSPSVAARAGRRSPRLALDEEAPAPAASCAGVGDGRRGEFGCAGSAGGTGDAGSASSWTS
- the LOC119354530 gene encoding uncharacterized protein LOC119354530; this encodes MHQARTWWWRSRKFRLNVDVHCVVRGLQYLVRIQVWSGQSGKNPGREWRRRPHGRFGRSLRRPSTIATSGAMSKTWSAATETVPVASEPAQITGVAVVAAKSTNTMATTTALSASTAATNKVQEEGHETTRGNRRL